In Candidatus Babeliales bacterium, the following proteins share a genomic window:
- a CDS encoding tRNA-binding protein, whose translation MIISYADFEKVDIRVGTIIAVDDFPEARKPAYKITIDFGSEIGIKKSSAQITQYSKEQLLGKQIIAVVNFGPKQIGPFISECLTLAMPDEIGRATLLHPSNSVPNGGKLF comes from the coding sequence ATGATTATTTCTTACGCAGACTTTGAGAAAGTAGATATTCGAGTTGGTACTATTATTGCAGTCGATGATTTTCCTGAAGCGCGAAAACCGGCTTATAAAATCACCATAGATTTTGGCTCAGAAATTGGTATCAAAAAATCTTCAGCACAAATTACGCAGTATTCAAAAGAACAATTACTCGGCAAACAAATAATAGCGGTAGTTAATTTCGGACCAAAGCAAATTGGGCCATTCATCTCAGAATGTTTAACACTCGCAATGCCCGATGAGATTGGTAGGGCAACATTGCTGCATCCGTCAAATTCAGTCCCAAATGGCGGAAAACTGTTTTAA
- a CDS encoding deoxyribodipyrimidine photo-lyase: MNYKTSLFIFRRDLRLQDNTGLIEAIKQSETVIPCFIFDSRQVSENNHYRSLNAIQFMIESLQELDEELRKKDGKLYLFYGKNEEIIGSLLKAGTIDAVFCNRDYTPFSIKRDEAIKKACLHYNVAFNQYADALLHEPEEIKTQGGTPYAVFTAFYKASLHVTIREAQKLPASDFYRGAVRGSETAAIYNQILPTRNKEIFVHGGRKEALSILKSISDFQHYQKTRDFPALHTTALSAHLKFGTVSVREVYEAIDKQLGHGHPLSRQLYWRDFFTHVAYHSPFVYGHAFHKKYDHLDWNTSKKDFDAWCAGKTGFPIVDAGMRQLNATGYMHNRVRMIVASFLTKDLHINWLWGEKYFARQLVDYDPAVNNGNWQWSASTGCDAQPYFRIFNPWLQQAKFDPECVYIKTWIPELKKVAIKDIHMWDKKFASYAVNYPAPMVDHSKESAKAKLLYKSVKS, encoded by the coding sequence ACGCGATCTTCGCTTGCAAGATAATACCGGGTTGATTGAAGCTATTAAACAATCGGAAACGGTTATTCCTTGTTTTATTTTTGATTCACGACAAGTGAGCGAAAACAATCATTACCGAAGTTTAAATGCTATCCAATTTATGATCGAGTCACTGCAGGAGCTTGATGAAGAACTTCGCAAAAAAGATGGCAAGCTGTATCTTTTTTACGGAAAAAATGAAGAGATCATAGGATCGCTTTTAAAGGCGGGCACGATTGACGCGGTTTTTTGTAACCGCGATTATACCCCGTTTTCTATCAAGCGCGATGAAGCGATTAAAAAGGCTTGCCTTCATTATAATGTCGCTTTTAATCAATACGCTGATGCGCTCTTGCATGAACCGGAAGAGATAAAAACACAGGGCGGAACTCCCTACGCTGTTTTCACCGCATTCTATAAAGCATCACTTCATGTAACCATCAGAGAAGCACAAAAATTACCAGCTTCGGATTTCTATCGTGGGGCAGTGAGAGGTTCAGAGACAGCAGCGATTTATAACCAGATTCTCCCAACGCGCAACAAAGAAATTTTTGTGCACGGTGGGCGAAAAGAGGCATTGAGCATACTCAAATCAATCTCTGACTTTCAGCATTATCAGAAAACGCGCGATTTTCCTGCATTGCACACCACGGCACTTTCGGCTCATTTAAAATTCGGCACCGTCTCGGTGCGCGAAGTATATGAGGCAATAGACAAACAACTCGGTCATGGGCATCCACTTTCTCGCCAACTTTATTGGCGCGACTTTTTTACGCACGTTGCATATCACAGCCCATTTGTATATGGACACGCTTTTCATAAAAAATATGATCACTTGGATTGGAATACGAGTAAAAAAGATTTTGACGCATGGTGCGCAGGCAAAACCGGTTTTCCCATTGTTGATGCTGGTATGCGACAATTAAATGCAACCGGCTACATGCACAATAGGGTGCGCATGATTGTTGCTTCGTTTTTAACCAAAGATTTACACATCAATTGGCTCTGGGGCGAAAAATATTTTGCTCGGCAGCTTGTTGATTACGATCCGGCGGTTAATAATGGTAATTGGCAATGGTCGGCCTCTACTGGGTGTGACGCGCAGCCCTATTTTCGCATTTTCAATCCATGGCTGCAGCAAGCAAAATTTGATCCCGAATGCGTTTATATAAAAACATGGATACCGGAACTCAAAAAAGTTGCCATTAAAGATATTCATATGTGGGATAAAAAATTCGCAAGCTATGCTGTCAACTATCCGGCGCCGATGGTTGATCATTCAAAAGAAAGTGCAAAAGCAAAACTACTCTATAAAAGTGTGAAATCATGA
- a CDS encoding cryptochrome/photolyase family protein — protein sequence MKNSNSALLILPHQLFEKLELLDQKMPIVIWEAPRYFTDFTFHKQKLIFHHASMQTYADYLKKKKIEVHYCPFNESFPAVLRKQGIKKLHFIDPVDLPFEATLKKMCKKNHIEIEKHETPAFLTSTNIIEKTFGKKNQVFRMQSFYSAQRKRLNILVKNGKPIGGSWSLDKENRKKIPETLTIPQLWKPKKTKFVILAEKYVEKHFSDNPGETDLFCYPTNHADAKKWLDDFLKKRLAHFGDYEDALNDATPFLFHSVLSPLLNAGLLTPAYIIEKTMTYANKHNISLNNLEGFIRQIIGWREYVRGMYCMHGEKQRNSNFFAHKNRLSKSWWNGSTGITPIDRTIKKILSYAYAHHIERLMVLGNYMLLNQTDPNEAYTWFMELFIDAYDWVMVPNVFGMSQFADAGLMMTKPYISSSNYIRSMSSSFKKDEWCQLWDAKYWYFLHKNKKILSKNPRMALVYQQYYRLKPAALKKICATVTSEKK from the coding sequence ATGAAAAATAGTAACTCAGCGCTTCTCATTCTTCCGCATCAACTTTTTGAAAAATTGGAGCTGCTTGATCAAAAAATGCCGATTGTCATTTGGGAGGCGCCGCGTTATTTTACCGATTTTACATTTCATAAACAAAAACTTATTTTCCATCATGCATCGATGCAAACCTATGCAGATTATTTAAAAAAGAAAAAAATCGAGGTGCACTATTGCCCCTTCAATGAATCTTTTCCGGCAGTACTGCGCAAACAGGGAATAAAGAAACTTCATTTTATCGATCCGGTTGATCTGCCATTTGAAGCCACATTAAAAAAAATGTGTAAAAAAAATCATATAGAGATTGAAAAACATGAAACGCCCGCATTTCTTACATCCACCAACATAATTGAAAAGACTTTTGGTAAGAAAAATCAGGTTTTCCGGATGCAATCGTTTTATAGTGCGCAACGCAAACGCCTTAATATCCTTGTTAAAAATGGAAAACCAATTGGCGGCTCGTGGAGCCTTGATAAAGAAAATAGAAAAAAAATTCCTGAAACACTCACCATTCCACAACTATGGAAACCCAAAAAAACTAAGTTTGTAATTCTCGCTGAAAAATATGTTGAAAAGCATTTTTCTGACAACCCTGGAGAAACCGACCTGTTTTGTTATCCGACTAATCACGCCGACGCAAAAAAGTGGCTCGACGACTTTTTAAAAAAAAGATTAGCCCACTTTGGTGATTACGAGGATGCGCTTAATGACGCAACGCCATTTCTGTTTCATTCAGTACTTTCACCCCTTCTGAATGCGGGCCTTTTAACGCCAGCATATATTATTGAAAAAACGATGACATACGCAAACAAACACAACATCTCACTCAATAATCTTGAAGGATTCATTCGACAGATTATTGGATGGAGAGAATATGTGCGCGGTATGTATTGCATGCATGGCGAAAAACAACGAAATAGCAATTTCTTTGCTCACAAAAATAGATTATCCAAAAGCTGGTGGAACGGCTCTACTGGCATTACTCCAATCGATCGGACCATAAAAAAAATTCTCTCGTACGCGTATGCGCACCATATTGAGCGACTTATGGTACTAGGAAATTATATGTTACTCAATCAAACAGATCCGAACGAAGCTTACACTTGGTTCATGGAACTCTTTATCGACGCGTATGATTGGGTGATGGTGCCAAATGTTTTCGGAATGAGCCAATTTGCCGATGCGGGTTTGATGATGACCAAACCATATATTTCAAGCTCAAACTATATCCGTTCAATGAGCAGCTCATTCAAAAAAGATGAATGGTGCCAATTATGGGATGCAAAATATTGGTATTTTTTGCATAAAAATAAAAAGATTCTTTCAAAAAATCCGCGCATGGCACTCGTTTATCAGCAGTATTATCGATTGAAACCGGCAGCCCTCAAAAAAATATGTGCGACCGTTACATCAGAAAAAAAGTGA
- a CDS encoding GNAT family N-acetyltransferase, with protein sequence MYKITAIMMIVGSLCAQAMENGPATIFQYNYEKHRVLVGAFLNQYKIDDGQFVPELHKSINSSSKNISCFSYEALETDICIEKNVVKGLVHYSEHYSNFFCVGKTNFAQIQWIQVAQPGQGMGSALLDATLETAKKHDCEYVIAQVPQHAYKAEKFFERNGFVATKTSNGNRSYRHYLD encoded by the coding sequence ATGTATAAAATCACAGCCATTATGATGATTGTTGGATCGCTTTGTGCGCAGGCCATGGAAAACGGGCCAGCAACTATTTTTCAATACAATTATGAGAAACACAGAGTATTGGTGGGTGCATTTCTCAATCAGTATAAAATTGATGATGGACAATTCGTTCCTGAATTGCACAAGTCGATTAACAGTTCATCAAAAAATATTAGTTGCTTCAGCTACGAGGCATTAGAGACTGATATTTGTATAGAAAAAAATGTGGTGAAGGGGCTCGTTCACTATTCTGAGCATTACTCTAATTTTTTCTGCGTAGGCAAAACGAATTTTGCGCAAATTCAATGGATTCAGGTTGCGCAACCGGGCCAAGGAATGGGCTCTGCGCTCTTAGATGCGACGCTTGAAACAGCCAAGAAGCATGATTGTGAGTATGTGATTGCTCAGGTGCCACAACACGCGTACAAAGCTGAGAAATTTTTTGAACGAAATGGTTTTGTGGCAACAAAAACTTCAAATGGCAATCGTTCTTATCGGCATTATTTGGACTAG
- a CDS encoding sodium/proline symporter: MNSAYIISFVAYFAFFLGLSIYFYRKNKNAGAFILGNRSVSYWVAALAAQASDMSDWLFMGYPGLIYGCGLFNAWVAIGLIIFMFLNWQFIAPKLRKATEYYESVTLASFFERRFHDHSGALRLMTVFFTLFFLSFYIAAGLLGLGRLFESTFGLSYHYGIAISIFIVVINILIGGFIAVAWGDMFRGLFLLAMILIVPVVAWSSMAIHPDFRFHTIAHALIPSASYSTLTQIITLAFGWGLGYFGSPHILINFMGIKEISKISKAKWIGISWQIIVLGAATLIGMLGTTFFAQPIANRELVFIEMVKELFHPLAAGLILCAIFAATMSVMTAQILATASNISEDFIKRIITKPLSSGASLFIIRACVVLLPLIAYAISYNSTSSVNDLVSYAWSGLGLAFAPAVIAALYMPRTNKYGASAGMLFGGITGMVWPYLNMNFMPLLPGFAIGLLLITSISYSTTSHQKN, from the coding sequence ATGAATAGTGCTTATATTATTTCGTTCGTTGCATATTTTGCTTTCTTTTTAGGGTTGAGCATTTATTTTTATCGAAAAAACAAAAACGCTGGTGCGTTCATTTTGGGCAACCGTTCGGTAAGTTATTGGGTTGCCGCTCTTGCTGCTCAAGCAAGCGATATGAGCGATTGGCTTTTCATGGGTTATCCGGGCCTTATTTATGGATGTGGCCTTTTTAATGCATGGGTTGCTATTGGACTTATTATTTTTATGTTCCTCAATTGGCAATTTATTGCCCCCAAGTTGCGCAAAGCGACCGAATATTATGAAAGCGTAACGCTTGCTTCATTTTTCGAGCGCCGTTTTCATGATCATTCCGGAGCGCTCCGCTTGATGACCGTTTTTTTTACGCTCTTCTTTTTAAGTTTTTATATTGCAGCAGGATTGCTTGGCCTTGGCCGCCTTTTTGAATCGACGTTTGGCTTAAGTTATCATTATGGAATTGCGATCAGCATTTTTATCGTTGTTATTAATATTTTGATTGGCGGTTTTATTGCGGTCGCTTGGGGCGATATGTTTCGCGGGCTTTTTTTGCTTGCTATGATTCTTATCGTACCAGTTGTTGCATGGAGTTCGATGGCGATTCATCCAGATTTCAGATTTCATACGATAGCGCATGCATTAATTCCTTCAGCTTCTTATAGCACGCTTACCCAAATAATCACGTTAGCATTCGGCTGGGGACTCGGTTATTTTGGTTCGCCCCATATCTTAATTAATTTTATGGGTATTAAAGAAATCTCTAAAATATCAAAAGCAAAATGGATTGGGATTTCTTGGCAAATAATCGTACTTGGCGCCGCAACACTCATTGGAATGCTCGGCACCACGTTTTTTGCACAACCGATTGCGAATCGTGAACTTGTTTTTATAGAAATGGTGAAAGAACTTTTTCATCCGCTAGCGGCAGGCTTAATTTTATGCGCAATTTTCGCTGCTACCATGTCGGTAATGACCGCGCAGATTTTAGCCACCGCATCAAATATTTCTGAAGACTTTATAAAGCGTATTATAACTAAACCTCTTTCATCTGGTGCTTCACTTTTTATTATTCGTGCGTGCGTCGTTCTCCTTCCCTTAATTGCGTATGCGATCAGTTATAATAGTACAAGCAGCGTAAACGATTTAGTTTCATATGCGTGGTCTGGCCTCGGGCTTGCGTTTGCACCCGCCGTAATTGCCGCACTCTATATGCCCCGCACGAATAAATATGGCGCATCTGCTGGCATGCTGTTTGGTGGTATCACCGGAATGGTTTGGCCTTATTTAAATATGAACTTTATGCCGTTGCTTCCAGGATTTGCGATCGGGCTTTTATTAATTACGAGCATTTCATACTCAACAACTTCGCATCAAAAGAACTAA